In Carya illinoinensis cultivar Pawnee chromosome 7, C.illinoinensisPawnee_v1, whole genome shotgun sequence, the following are encoded in one genomic region:
- the LOC122317131 gene encoding phosphate transporter PHO1 homolog 3-like: MKFGKEFAAQMVPEWHEAYMDYGKLKTLLKDILRFKQRNRPPATPGGLKRKLTLYRAFSGLTQRYNHYPTSPSTARDDDHDIESQAILVNAVNRDGSQSYQTTFLMSSDEGGEYELVYFRRLDDEFNKVEKFYRSKVEEVMKEADMLNKQMDAFIAFRIKVENPQGWFDRSVEMTRLASDVAASAAALAASTPRGARASRRLVMSMDVIDEGVSNSHGQSDESSDQEKDEEETIDVVNQKVQEQRPNNIRASRPAPLEVLDRVKINNTLETPRSTIKGFLHYPMQTELKFSRENLRKVEEQLKRAIIEFYQKLRLLKSFSFLNTLAFSKIMKKYDKITSRDASKSYMKMVDNSFLGSSDEVTKLMERTEAAFIKHFSNSNRTKGMNILRPKAKRERHRTTFSMGFFAGCTAALILALILIIRARNIMNKDGATDYMENMFPLYSLFGFIVLHMLMYAANIYFWRRYRVNYSFIFGFKQGTELGYRQVLFLSFGLAVLALASVLSNLDMEMDPKTKDYKALTELLPLNLVLLVVIILFFPFNILYRSSRFFFLICLFHCICAPLYKVTLPDFFLADQFTSQVQALRSLQFYICYYGWGDYKHRQNTCKESGVFNTFYFIVAVIPYWSRLLQCLRRLYEEKDPMQGYNGLKYFVTIVAVSMRTAYSLDKGLGWKTLAWIFSAIAAIVSTYWDLVFDWGLLQRQSKNRWLRDKLLIPHKSVYFGAMVLNVILRFAWLQTVLGFKVSFLHRESLITIVAGLEIIRRGIWNFFRLENEHLNNVGKYRAFKSVPLPFNYDDNEDKDD, translated from the exons ATGAAATTCGGAAAGGAATTCGCGGCACAGATGGTGCCCGAATGGCACGAAGCATACATGGATTATGGTAAACTCAAAACCTTGTTGAAAGACATCCTGCGCTTCAAGCAAAGAAACCGACCACCGGCCACTCCTGGCGGCCTAAAGCGAAAGCTCACCCTTTATAGAGCTTTTAGCGGCCTTACACAAAGATACAATCACTATCCCACAAGTCCATCCACTGCTCGcgatgatgatcatgatattGAAAGCCAAGCCATTCTCGTAAATGCAGTGAACCGGGATGGCTCTCAAAGCTATCAGACTACGTTTCTCATGTCCTCCGACGAAGGGGGAGAGTACGAGTTGGTTTATTTCAGGAGGCTTGACGACGAATTCAATAAAGTGGAGAAGTTTTACAGGTCTAAGGTGGAGGAGGTGATGAAGGAAGCGGATATGTTGAATAAGCAAATGGATGCTTTCATTGCTTTTCGAATAAAAGTGGAGAATCCTCAAGGCTGGTTTGATAGATCAGTTGAGATGACTCGTCTTGCTTCAGATGTCGCAGCTTCTGCAGCTGCATTGGCGGCCTCAACACCGAGAGGGGCCAGAGCAAGTC GAAGACTTGTCATGTCCATGGATGTGATTGATGAGGGGGTATCGAATAGCCATGGACAATCAGATGAATCAAGTGATCAGGAAAAAGATGAGGAGGAGACCATCGATGTTGTCAATCAAAAGGTGCAAGAACAGAGGCCGAACAACATCAGGGCCAGTAGACCAGCTCCTCTGGAAGTACTTGATCGTGTGAAAATAAACAATACCCTGGAGACTCCTCGCTCCACCATTAAGGGCTTCCTTCATTATCCTATGCAGACGGAGCTGAAATTCAGCAGGGAAAATCTTAGGAAAGTTGAAGAACAACTTAAGCGGGCTATTATTGAATTTTACCAGAAGCTTCGGCTTCTCAAAAGCTTCAG CTTCTTGAATACACTGGCATTTTCAAAGATCATGAAGAAATATGATAAG ATTACTTCGAGGGATGCATCAAAATCCTACATGAAGATGGTTGATAACTCCTTCCTCGGTAGCTCTGATGAG GTTACCAAGCTTATGGAAAGGACTGAAGCTGCATTCATCAAGCATTTCTCCAACTCTAACCGCACTAAAGGCATGAACATCTTAAGACCTaaggcaaagagagagagacataggACTACATTTTCCATGG GTTTTTTTGCTGGTTGCACGGCAGCTCTGATATTAGctcttattttaattatacGTGCTCGTAATATCATGAATAAGGATGGCGCGACCGACTATATGGAGAACATGTTCCCCTTGTACAG TTTGTTTGGCTTCATAGTTCTGCACATGTTAATGTACGCTGCCAACATATACTTCTGGAGGCGGTACCGAGTCAACTATTCCTTCATATTCGGCTTCAAGCAAGGAACCGAGTTGGGCTACCGACAAGTTCTCTTCCTCAGCTTTGGTCTTGCAGTACTAGCACTAGCTAGTGTCCTCTCAAACCTTGACATGGAAATGGACCCAAAAACGAAAGATTACAAAGCATTGACAGAACTTCTGCCTCTCAACTTGGTTCTT CTTGTAGTTATCATATTATTCTTTCCATTCAACATACTGTACCGTTCAAGTCGTTTCTTCTTCCTCATATGTCTCTTTCACTGTATCTGTGCTCCTTTGTACAAG GTCACGCTCCCAGATTTCTTCTTGGCCGATCAGTTTACCAGCCAAGTGCAAGCCTTGAGAAGTTTGCAGTTCTACATATGCTACTACGGCTGGGGAGACTACAAGCACAGACAAAACACTTGCAAAGAGAGTGGTGTATTCAACACTTTTTACTTCATTGTTGCGGTGATTCCATACTGGTCTCGACTCCTTCAG TGCCTCCGTCGCTTATATGAAGAGAAAGATCCTATGCAAGGATACAACGGGCTGAAATATTTTGTGACAATTGTGGCTGTGAGCATGAGAACAGCATACAGTCTTGACAAGGGATTGGGTTGGAAGACGCTAGCATGGATTTTCTCAGCCATTGCAGCAATTGTCAGTACATATTGGGACCTTGTCTTCGACTGGGGACTCCTGCAACGGCAATCTAAGAATCGATGGCTGAGAGACAAGCTTCTGATCCCTCACAAAAGTGTATATTTTGGAGCCATG GTGTTGAATGTCATCCTCAGGTTTGCTTGGTTGCAAACTGTTTTGGGTTTCAAGGTGTCTTTCTTACATAGAGAATCTTTAATCACCATTGTAGCCGGCCTAGAAATCATTCGTCGTGGGATTTGGAATTTCTTCAG GTTGGAGAATGAGCATTTGAACAATGTTGGCAAGTACCGTGCATTCAAGTCCGTTCCCCTACCCTTCAACTATGATGACAACGAAGACAAGGATGACTAG